A stretch of Lathyrus oleraceus cultivar Zhongwan6 chromosome 6, CAAS_Psat_ZW6_1.0, whole genome shotgun sequence DNA encodes these proteins:
- the LOC127095524 gene encoding uncharacterized mitochondrial protein AtMg00810-like, producing MSLVGELTYFLGLQVKQMDDSIFISQSKYAKNIVKKFGMENDSHKRTRASTHLKLSKDEKGVNVDKSLYMSMIGSMLYLTASRPGITFVVGVCERYQVEPKMSHINQMNRIQKHVNGTSDYGMLYSHGSNSILVGYCDAD from the coding sequence atgagtcttgtTGGTGAATTAACCTATTTTCTTGGTCTTCAAGTGAAGCAGATGGATGATTCTATCTTCATCTCTCAAAGtaagtatgccaagaacatagtgAAGAAGTTTGGTATGGAGAATGATAGTCACAAGAGGACACGTGCATCTACTCATTTGAAGTTATCTAAAGATGAAAAAGGTGTTAATGTGGATAAAAGTCTGTACATGAGCATGATTGGTAGCATGTTATACCTTACAGCTAGCAGACCTGGCATCAcatttgttgtaggtgtttgtgaAAGATATCAAGTTGAGCCCAAAATGAGTCACATCAATCAAATGAATAGGATTCAGAAGCACGTCAATGGTACAAGTGACTATGGCATGTTATACTCTCATGGATCTAATTCCATACTTGTagggtattgtgatgcagattag